In Thermodesulfobacteriota bacterium, the genomic stretch CGAGCTTTGTATTATAATGCAGCCCATAAAAACGGAGGTTCTCATATGATGCGTCCATTCCTGGGTTCTTTATTGGCCTCAGTCTCCGCCGTGCTTATCGCCTTCTCGCCGGCCGGAGCAGAACAGAACTATCAACTGCTCGGCCCTACTGACGCGGTAGCCAAGGTGAACGGAGTAACCATCACCAAGGGGCAGCTCGAAGGGACCATGAACAAGCTGCTCCCCTTCATGACATATCATAGTTCTGTCTCTGACGAGCGTTATATCAAGATACAGAAAAAAGCGCTCAATACCCTGATAGAGACGGAGCTCATCTACGATTTCGCGAAAAAGAACAAGCTGGACAAGGTCGAAAAAAAGGAACTTGACAAGGCTGTAAGCGACGTCAAGAAGAACGTGCCCAAGGGGGACAGCTTCGAAAAGGTGCTTAAAAGGAGCAACATGACCGTGAACGACCTGCGCGAAATGCTGAAGAAGGAGCGCGTGGTCACCAAGATTTCGGCTGAGAAGAGGGACGAGTTCGAGAAGAAGGCTTTTGAGGCGGTTACAGAGGAGTTCATGAGGGACTACTACAACAAGAACAAGGAAAAGTTCATGGAGCCCGAGAAGCTGCATTTAAGGTCCATCCTCGTCAAGGCCGACCCGGGCGGCGGCGCCGTCGTCTGGAACGAGTCCAAGAGGAAGGCCGAGGAGATACTGAAACAGGCGAAATCGGGCAAGGACTTTGCCAAGCTGGCGGAAGAGTTCTCCGAGGACCCTTACGCCAAAACCGGCGGGGACATGGGCTGGGCCCACGTGGGCAGCATATTCGAGGAGATCGAGGAGGCGGTGGAAACCGCGGAAGTGGGCAAGATGCTCGGGCCCGTGATGACCATACACGGCTAT encodes the following:
- a CDS encoding peptidylprolyl isomerase; this translates as MMRPFLGSLLASVSAVLIAFSPAGAEQNYQLLGPTDAVAKVNGVTITKGQLEGTMNKLLPFMTYHSSVSDERYIKIQKKALNTLIETELIYDFAKKNKLDKVEKKELDKAVSDVKKNVPKGDSFEKVLKRSNMTVNDLREMLKKERVVTKISAEKRDEFEKKAFEAVTEEFMRDYYNKNKEKFMEPEKLHLRSILVKADPGGGAVVWNESKRKAEEILKQAKSGKDFAKLAEEFSEDPYAKTGGDMGWAHVGSIFEEIEEAVETAEVGKMLGPVMTIHGYHLIKVEGRKPPVQKKFEELDIEKLNFDLRQKEHRKYWSDWMKGMMDAAKIEYVLESLKE